From Amphritea atlantica, a single genomic window includes:
- a CDS encoding SUMF1/EgtB/PvdO family nonheme iron enzyme → MAIPSDLIYDGLEPGQIIGPDHHQFKLTSQFQTNRFGQLWYAEDLSTSRSVPVTLQIFDPALLRHQGFIDSAQKHIVLSKKFKHPHLAEYYGMFRHKGLLLFFAIELMDGLTLEKLLTSGQASKLKDNQKKGLLQQLATAIDTAHAGAGQPHKGICPASVFINKQGGVKLANFAFDEAMTIADEMSNTPSSHLAYQAPESFHPNPLTIEADIYAFACIVYHLLSGKAPFQASDDESTRVRKELNKPASLNPEQWDILQSAFATDPEQRPRQASQLFKQIIDAGDKKERQSEEDIPEPLQEDVAEPRKLWMLSVPDWAVSALIFISGFALGFSIAFFIGWQNTGEVKTALEQTHTELQKAREDIAGLQQTLQAEREQRSAETGTLQTELKSKTDEIDALHKELMSVKFADPDKLTVFTDQLDDGFKGPQMIIIPRGSFIMGDQKLVGDDNELPAHQVTIGHRFALSRNEVTFNDYDYYARSMGRPLPDDEGWGRGNRPVINVSWKDAKAYVQWLGLLTGQPYRLPTEAEWEYVARAGTDTNYWWGDQFEAQRAVCGECGTEWDGKKTAPVASFPANSWGIHDMSGNVDEWVEDCYQDAYFGAPEDGSAMIEGDCEFRVMRGGSWFDIDRVIRSSSRYRHLPDSSKNSWGFRIALDLPDKPTE, encoded by the coding sequence ATGGCTATACCAAGCGATCTCATATACGACGGACTGGAACCGGGTCAGATCATTGGCCCGGATCATCACCAGTTCAAACTGACAAGCCAGTTTCAAACGAACCGGTTTGGCCAGCTGTGGTACGCAGAGGACCTGTCCACCAGCCGTTCGGTGCCTGTCACACTGCAGATATTTGACCCCGCGCTGTTAAGGCATCAGGGATTTATCGACTCAGCACAAAAACATATTGTCCTCAGCAAAAAATTCAAGCACCCGCACCTTGCAGAGTATTATGGCATGTTCCGGCATAAAGGCCTGCTGCTGTTCTTTGCCATTGAACTGATGGACGGGCTGACACTGGAAAAGCTGCTTACCAGTGGTCAGGCCAGTAAGCTCAAAGACAACCAGAAAAAGGGACTGCTGCAGCAACTTGCTACGGCAATAGACACTGCCCATGCCGGGGCCGGACAACCCCACAAAGGGATCTGTCCTGCATCGGTCTTTATCAATAAACAAGGGGGCGTGAAGCTGGCGAACTTTGCCTTCGATGAAGCGATGACAATCGCTGACGAGATGAGCAATACCCCCTCTTCCCATCTGGCCTATCAAGCCCCTGAATCATTTCACCCTAACCCGCTCACTATTGAAGCGGATATTTACGCCTTCGCCTGTATTGTCTACCACCTGCTAAGCGGCAAAGCGCCCTTTCAGGCCAGTGATGATGAATCAACCCGGGTCCGCAAGGAACTCAATAAGCCGGCCTCACTGAACCCTGAACAGTGGGATATTCTGCAGTCAGCTTTCGCTACCGACCCCGAACAACGCCCCCGCCAGGCCAGCCAGCTGTTCAAACAGATAATCGACGCTGGTGATAAAAAAGAGCGTCAGTCTGAAGAAGATATCCCCGAGCCGCTGCAGGAGGATGTGGCTGAACCACGCAAACTATGGATGTTAAGCGTACCCGACTGGGCCGTATCAGCACTGATCTTCATTTCTGGCTTTGCGCTTGGTTTCAGCATCGCCTTTTTCATCGGTTGGCAAAACACCGGCGAGGTTAAGACAGCCCTGGAGCAGACCCACACAGAGCTGCAAAAAGCTCGAGAAGATATTGCCGGCCTGCAACAAACACTACAGGCAGAACGTGAACAACGCTCTGCTGAAACCGGCACCTTACAGACTGAGCTGAAAAGTAAAACCGATGAAATCGATGCGCTACATAAAGAGCTGATGAGCGTTAAGTTTGCTGATCCGGACAAGCTAACCGTTTTCACCGACCAACTGGATGATGGCTTTAAAGGTCCTCAGATGATTATCATCCCCAGGGGCAGTTTCATCATGGGCGATCAGAAACTGGTCGGCGATGACAACGAGCTGCCCGCACATCAGGTGACCATCGGTCACAGGTTTGCCCTGTCACGGAACGAAGTGACCTTTAACGACTATGATTACTACGCCCGATCTATGGGGCGTCCGCTACCCGACGATGAAGGCTGGGGACGCGGTAACCGCCCGGTGATCAATGTCAGCTGGAAAGACGCAAAAGCCTATGTTCAGTGGCTGGGGCTGCTGACAGGTCAGCCTTACCGCCTGCCGACTGAAGCCGAGTGGGAGTATGTTGCCCGGGCAGGCACCGACACCAACTACTGGTGGGGTGATCAGTTTGAAGCGCAGCGTGCCGTCTGTGGCGAGTGTGGCACGGAGTGGGATGGCAAGAAAACAGCACCGGTGGCATCTTTCCCAGCAAATTCATGGGGCATTCATGATATGAGTGGTAATGTCGATGAATGGGTTGAGGACTGCTATCAGGACGCCTATTTCGGAGCACCCGAAGATGGTTCTGCGATGATAGAGGGTGACTGCGAATTCCGGGTTATGCGCGGAGGATCCTGGTTCGATATCGACCGGGTGATCCGCTCATCCAGCCGCTACCGCCATCTGCCGGACAGCAGCAAAAACAGCTGGGGATTCCGTATAGCACTCGACCTGCCCGATAAACCAACCGAGTAA
- a CDS encoding DUF4139 domain-containing protein, whose protein sequence is MLKFQTSVRLSAVMPALILSALASTALHAAPLTVDSEKQKDLSITLYNQNLGLVRDVRSLPRINPGQTLYIRDVSHQIMSQTLQVENAGKILEQNLNNNLISVYALLNAYTGKTLQLARFNSVSGSETIIDSVLLSSDGNQALVEYQGRVETVPVNQQGWRFIFPSLPEGMQARPSLEIRSAGTPQSSDAVLTYLTSGLSWQMDYALVLNNKGDQLKLDGLATLINNTGVDFKNSKVLLMAGQVNQPPAPMLRQKTAMLMAESMADSGSPQAFQDYQLYKLPQRASLLNGQTKQVSLISSDTVAAEKSYHYAFQVYPTLDRQTYDQKPDIRISFINGQKEGLGFPLPAGTARVFSPDAEGLKHFIGSANIQNSSKGQKVNLPVGKAFDLTIKRQQTLFEKNYDSFLNGYELQLSNSSDQTKQIEITANFHQDWKVTESNQPYTRVNASQLRWTISLPAESSTQLKFKTELKSLQKKN, encoded by the coding sequence ATGCTTAAATTCCAGACCTCTGTCCGTCTATCCGCCGTAATGCCCGCACTGATTTTAAGTGCCCTGGCCAGTACAGCGCTACACGCCGCCCCACTGACCGTCGATTCTGAGAAACAAAAAGACCTGAGCATTACCCTTTACAATCAGAATCTGGGACTGGTAAGAGATGTCCGCAGCCTGCCCCGCATCAATCCGGGACAGACACTCTATATACGGGATGTCAGCCATCAGATTATGAGTCAGACCCTGCAGGTGGAGAATGCCGGTAAAATCCTCGAGCAGAACCTCAACAACAACCTTATCTCAGTGTACGCGCTGCTTAACGCCTATACCGGAAAGACGCTGCAACTGGCACGCTTTAACAGTGTCAGCGGCAGTGAAACAATCATCGATTCCGTGTTGCTGAGTTCTGATGGAAATCAGGCACTGGTTGAGTACCAGGGACGGGTAGAGACAGTCCCGGTCAACCAGCAGGGCTGGCGCTTTATCTTTCCATCATTACCGGAAGGTATGCAGGCCCGGCCAAGCCTCGAGATCCGCTCTGCGGGTACCCCACAATCCAGCGATGCAGTGCTGACCTACCTGACCTCGGGACTCAGCTGGCAGATGGATTACGCCCTGGTACTGAACAATAAAGGGGATCAGCTTAAGCTCGATGGCCTGGCAACGCTTATCAACAATACCGGTGTGGATTTCAAAAATAGTAAAGTGCTGCTGATGGCCGGTCAGGTAAATCAGCCACCCGCTCCTATGCTGCGCCAGAAAACCGCGATGCTGATGGCAGAATCGATGGCTGACAGCGGCTCACCTCAGGCATTCCAGGATTACCAACTCTATAAGCTGCCCCAGCGGGCCAGCCTGCTGAACGGACAGACCAAACAGGTCAGCCTGATCAGTTCTGACACAGTGGCGGCAGAGAAGAGTTATCACTATGCATTTCAGGTATACCCCACTCTTGACCGACAGACCTATGATCAGAAACCGGATATCAGGATCAGCTTTATCAACGGTCAGAAAGAGGGACTGGGATTTCCGCTGCCAGCTGGCACCGCCAGAGTCTTTAGTCCTGACGCAGAGGGACTCAAGCATTTTATTGGCAGCGCTAATATTCAAAACAGCAGTAAGGGCCAGAAAGTTAACCTGCCGGTTGGCAAAGCATTCGATCTGACAATTAAACGGCAACAGACGCTGTTTGAGAAAAACTACGATAGCTTCCTGAACGGTTATGAACTGCAACTGAGCAACAGTAGCGACCAGACCAAACAGATTGAGATAACCGCTAATTTCCATCAGGACTGGAAAGTAACTGAGAGCAACCAGCCATATACCCGGGTAAACGCCAGCCAGCTGCGCTGGACAATCAGCTTACCAGCAGAAAGTTCTACCCAGCTGAAATTTAAAACTGAACTTAAAAGCCTGCAGAAGAAAAACTAA
- a CDS encoding sel1 repeat family protein — protein sequence MRFFMTLIAPLLGWIAFRLFHLPVLKRSEAKHRFVMKLFRYAADYGSVRALSVYGHLLHFRGEGINNRIQGLIYLQRAADKGDSKAAYQMGKIFEVGYQNYPADPAKAVKYYRQAAESGHILALRRMVDICNKGELEQKKSDTDAAYWLDLLDADRD from the coding sequence ATGCGTTTTTTTATGACATTGATCGCTCCGCTGCTGGGCTGGATCGCTTTCCGGCTGTTTCATCTGCCAGTACTGAAAAGGTCTGAGGCAAAACACAGGTTTGTAATGAAGCTGTTTCGCTATGCTGCTGATTATGGAAGTGTTCGCGCCCTGTCTGTTTATGGGCATCTGCTGCACTTCCGGGGCGAGGGCATCAACAACCGGATACAGGGATTGATCTATCTGCAGCGGGCGGCTGATAAGGGCGACAGTAAAGCGGCTTATCAGATGGGCAAAATATTTGAGGTGGGGTATCAGAACTACCCGGCCGATCCGGCAAAGGCGGTTAAGTATTATCGTCAGGCCGCTGAATCAGGGCATATCCTGGCGCTCAGGCGGATGGTTGATATTTGCAATAAAGGTGAACTGGAGCAGAAAAAATCTGATACTGATGCCGCCTATTGGCTTGATCTGCTCGACGCGGACCGCGACTAA
- the cysK gene encoding cysteine synthase A translates to MKTFEDNSLTIGETPLVHLNRIAPGKRIYAKLESRNPAGSVKCRIGANMIWAAEENGTLKPGMTLVEPTSGNTGVALAFVAASRGYKLTLTMPSSMSLERRKLMKALGAEIVLTEPAKGMKGAIEKAQEIVNSDPQSHLMLQQFENPANPDIHEKTTGPEIWNDTDGLIDILVAGVGTGGTISGVSRFIKQQKGKAITAVAVEPTASPIITQTLNGEELKPSPHKIQGIGAGFVPKNLDLSMVDQVEQVSNEDAIEVARQLMLQEGILAGISCGAALSAAMKVAEQPGNADKMIVVILPDSGERYLSTPLFEGMFSDNELVQ, encoded by the coding sequence ATGAAAACATTTGAAGATAATTCACTGACGATCGGTGAAACCCCTCTGGTTCACCTGAACAGAATTGCACCTGGAAAGAGAATCTACGCCAAGCTGGAAAGCCGTAATCCGGCAGGCTCTGTTAAATGCCGTATCGGGGCGAACATGATCTGGGCTGCTGAGGAAAATGGTACGCTGAAACCCGGCATGACGCTGGTTGAACCGACATCGGGTAACACCGGTGTTGCTCTGGCTTTTGTGGCGGCCTCGCGGGGCTATAAGCTAACCCTGACAATGCCCTCTTCTATGAGTCTTGAACGTCGTAAACTGATGAAAGCACTGGGGGCTGAAATTGTCCTGACCGAACCTGCCAAGGGCATGAAAGGTGCGATTGAAAAAGCTCAGGAAATCGTCAACAGCGATCCTCAAAGTCACCTGATGCTGCAACAGTTTGAAAACCCGGCAAACCCTGATATCCATGAGAAAACCACCGGACCGGAGATCTGGAACGATACCGATGGCCTGATCGATATTCTGGTTGCCGGTGTGGGTACTGGCGGAACCATCAGTGGGGTATCACGCTTTATCAAACAGCAAAAAGGTAAAGCGATCACAGCTGTTGCCGTTGAGCCTACCGCATCTCCGATTATCACTCAGACACTAAACGGTGAAGAGCTCAAGCCCTCTCCGCACAAGATTCAGGGCATCGGGGCGGGTTTCGTGCCCAAAAACCTTGACCTGTCTATGGTTGATCAGGTTGAGCAGGTTTCCAATGAAGATGCGATTGAGGTGGCTCGCCAGCTCATGCTGCAAGAAGGTATTCTGGCGGGCATCTCCTGCGGCGCAGCTCTTAGCGCAGCGATGAAGGTTGCCGAGCAGCCCGGAAATGCCGACAAAATGATCGTTGTCATTCTCCCTGACTCGGGCGAGCGCTACCTCTCTACGCCCCTGTTTGAAGGGATGTTCAGCGATAATGAGTTAGTTCAGTAG
- a CDS encoding Dyp-type peroxidase — MEFVMTRFQSGITAEANADALFITLKIARTHEASGKLRRILAEIPATELKFRRQYPDADMHITVAIGSEYWDQLSPEQRPAQLTAFPALSSGAINMPHTPVDLLLHIRSERHDLNYEAAVLLTEKLGDDVTLAEEIHGFRYLDSRDLTGFVDGTENPEGDHRAEVALVGDEDPAFSGGSYIHLQRYEHDLKAWNQITVKQQEDILGRTKEENREYASADKAAFAHTKRVSLKDTEGRSIEILRHSMPYGNLSRKGLVFVSYCRSPEPFTKMLESMVLGDSAGHHDHLMDFTSAVTGQAFFAPSPQWLEKQA; from the coding sequence ATGGAGTTCGTTATGACCCGTTTTCAGTCTGGTATTACGGCCGAAGCTAACGCTGATGCCCTGTTTATTACCCTCAAAATTGCCCGCACACACGAGGCCAGTGGCAAGCTGCGCCGGATTCTCGCTGAAATTCCCGCCACTGAGCTGAAGTTCAGACGGCAATATCCTGATGCCGATATGCACATCACTGTTGCCATCGGCAGTGAATACTGGGATCAGCTCAGCCCGGAGCAAAGACCTGCGCAGTTAACCGCTTTTCCCGCTTTGAGCAGCGGCGCGATAAACATGCCACATACCCCGGTTGATCTGTTGCTGCATATCCGTTCTGAGCGTCATGATCTTAACTACGAAGCCGCTGTGTTGCTTACCGAAAAGCTGGGTGATGATGTGACTCTGGCTGAAGAGATACACGGCTTTCGCTATCTCGACAGCAGAGATCTGACCGGCTTTGTCGATGGTACGGAAAATCCTGAAGGCGATCACCGGGCAGAGGTTGCACTGGTGGGAGACGAAGATCCCGCTTTTAGCGGCGGCAGTTATATACACCTACAGCGGTATGAGCATGATCTGAAAGCCTGGAACCAGATCACGGTTAAACAGCAGGAGGATATTCTGGGTCGGACCAAAGAGGAAAATCGTGAATATGCCAGCGCAGATAAAGCCGCCTTTGCGCATACCAAACGGGTCTCATTGAAGGACACTGAGGGGCGTTCAATTGAGATTTTGCGGCATAGCATGCCCTATGGCAACCTGAGTCGAAAAGGGTTGGTGTTTGTCTCTTACTGCCGTTCTCCTGAGCCTTTTACGAAAATGCTGGAAAGTATGGTTTTGGGAGACAGTGCGGGTCACCATGATCATCTGATGGACTTTACGTCGGCGGTTACCGGTCAGGCTTTCTTTGCACCCTCACCGCAGTGGCTGGAAAAGCAGGCCTGA
- a CDS encoding MmcQ/YjbR family DNA-binding protein — MDYQTARNYMLSRPEAWEDFPFYPHIAVMKVHNKMFATLSVEEGVARMNLKCDPAEAQMLRDIFTAVLPGYHMNKRHWNTVVLDGSIPAGELERMIDRSYGLVVKGMTRKERLPLELKYGCEVLYR; from the coding sequence ATGGATTACCAGACAGCCCGCAATTATATGCTCAGTCGTCCGGAAGCCTGGGAGGATTTCCCCTTTTATCCCCATATTGCGGTTATGAAAGTGCACAATAAGATGTTTGCGACGCTCTCCGTTGAAGAGGGTGTCGCGAGAATGAATCTTAAGTGTGACCCTGCAGAAGCGCAGATGCTGCGGGATATATTCACTGCAGTTCTGCCCGGATATCATATGAATAAGCGTCACTGGAATACGGTTGTGCTTGATGGAAGTATCCCTGCGGGAGAATTGGAGAGGATGATTGACCGCTCTTACGGACTGGTAGTAAAAGGCATGACCCGTAAAGAGCGTCTGCCGCTGGAACTGAAATATGGTTGTGAGGTTTTATACCGCTAG
- a CDS encoding sulfurtransferase codes for MFTTLISVAQLEHLLLPGHSATVVLDCRAYLTAPGKGEQVYREGHIPGAGYLNLDTDLSSPVTPDSGRHPLPDFAVLCAALRARGVSSETQVVVYDDCGGAMAARAWWLLRLLGHRQVAVLDGGYPAWLASGLSVSDQLPSPLTGNFDAAPDPVLILSLEQVEGFTAAGLLIDARTAERYRGEQEPIDPVAGHIPGAVNRPLQLNLTNDGLFKTTGQLQQEWLSFIGDYRPHQVAHYCGSGVTACHNQLAMEHAGLKGSKVYPGSWSEWIRDPQRPVAIGE; via the coding sequence ATGTTTACGACACTGATCTCGGTTGCTCAACTGGAACATCTGCTACTGCCCGGGCATTCTGCAACGGTTGTGCTGGACTGCCGTGCCTATCTCACGGCACCCGGGAAGGGTGAGCAGGTCTACCGGGAAGGGCATATTCCGGGGGCCGGCTACCTCAATCTCGATACTGACCTTTCATCACCGGTCACCCCTGACAGTGGTCGTCATCCTCTGCCTGACTTTGCAGTGCTCTGTGCGGCGTTACGTGCCCGTGGTGTGAGTAGCGAGACTCAGGTTGTGGTCTATGACGACTGCGGTGGTGCCATGGCGGCACGTGCCTGGTGGTTGCTGCGCTTGCTGGGGCACCGGCAGGTCGCCGTACTGGATGGGGGTTATCCCGCCTGGCTCGCCTCGGGGCTGTCCGTCAGTGACCAGCTGCCATCTCCGTTAACGGGTAATTTTGACGCGGCTCCGGACCCGGTTCTGATCCTTTCCCTTGAGCAGGTTGAAGGGTTTACTGCGGCGGGGTTGCTGATTGATGCCCGGACCGCAGAGCGTTACCGGGGTGAACAGGAACCGATCGACCCGGTTGCAGGGCATATTCCCGGGGCGGTTAACCGGCCACTACAGCTGAACCTGACAAACGATGGTCTGTTTAAAACCACCGGGCAGCTACAACAGGAGTGGCTCAGCTTTATAGGGGATTATCGGCCGCATCAGGTCGCACATTATTGCGGTTCGGGGGTGACAGCCTGCCACAATCAGCTAGCGATGGAACATGCCGGACTTAAAGGTTCGAAAGTCTATCCGGGTTCCTGGAGTGAATGGATTCGAGATCCGCAGCGGCCGGTGGCAATCGGCGAATAG
- a CDS encoding tryptophan--tRNA ligase, whose product MTKQTVLTGITTTGTPHIGNYLGAIKPAIEASLNSNNNSYFFLADFHALIKCHDPDRVARSTREIAATWLALGLDTDKATFYRQTDIPEITELTWILTCMTSKGLMNRSHAYKASVDANREAGRQDDDDVTMGLFSYPILMAADILMFNADIIPVGKDQIQHIEMARDIAGRFNHTYGSLFNLPEAQVDEQTQLIPGLDGRKMSKSYDNTIPLFSSSDELYKLIKQIKTDTREPGEPKDADSSTIFQLYANFATAAEQAQMRTKFANGIGWGDAKKELFEYLDSYLAKPREEYNHLMHDLAYVEQQLHKGADKARSYAAPFLEQVRNAVGIRPLTWQGNSTVQAEEKKEKEQSAEQIARAEEGRRRAILMQLKPLLERVSNADDSSAEAKLLIAEKEAEVESLKKKAKQKAQNELDLLRDELAALLV is encoded by the coding sequence ATGACTAAGCAGACCGTTCTGACCGGTATTACAACCACCGGTACCCCACATATTGGTAACTATCTGGGCGCAATTAAGCCCGCGATTGAGGCCAGCCTCAACAGTAATAATAACAGTTACTTCTTTCTCGCTGACTTCCATGCCCTGATTAAATGTCATGATCCTGACCGGGTAGCCCGTTCAACCCGCGAGATCGCAGCAACCTGGCTGGCGCTGGGACTGGATACCGATAAGGCGACCTTCTACCGTCAGACCGATATACCTGAGATTACTGAGCTGACCTGGATTCTTACCTGCATGACCTCTAAAGGTCTGATGAACCGTTCCCACGCTTACAAGGCGTCTGTCGATGCTAACCGTGAAGCGGGACGTCAGGATGATGATGACGTCACCATGGGACTGTTCAGCTATCCGATTCTGATGGCCGCCGATATTCTGATGTTTAATGCCGATATCATTCCTGTCGGTAAAGACCAGATTCAGCATATCGAAATGGCGCGTGATATTGCCGGCCGCTTTAATCACACTTATGGTTCACTGTTTAATCTGCCAGAAGCTCAGGTGGATGAGCAGACTCAGCTGATTCCGGGGCTGGATGGCCGGAAGATGTCGAAGAGCTATGATAATACGATTCCGTTGTTCAGCTCTTCTGATGAACTGTACAAGCTGATTAAGCAGATCAAGACCGATACCCGGGAGCCGGGTGAGCCAAAAGATGCGGACAGCAGCACTATCTTCCAGCTCTATGCTAACTTCGCGACAGCGGCAGAACAGGCGCAGATGCGGACAAAATTTGCCAATGGTATTGGCTGGGGAGACGCGAAGAAGGAGTTGTTTGAGTATCTCGACAGCTATCTGGCTAAGCCCCGTGAAGAGTATAACCACCTGATGCATGATCTGGCCTATGTTGAGCAGCAATTGCATAAGGGCGCGGATAAAGCCCGCAGCTATGCGGCGCCCTTTCTGGAGCAGGTTCGCAACGCGGTCGGTATCCGTCCCCTGACCTGGCAGGGTAACTCCACTGTTCAGGCGGAAGAGAAAAAAGAGAAAGAGCAGTCTGCTGAGCAGATTGCCCGGGCAGAAGAGGGGCGTCGCCGGGCGATTCTGATGCAACTGAAGCCTTTGTTGGAGCGGGTCAGTAATGCAGATGATAGCTCTGCTGAGGCAAAACTGCTGATCGCAGAAAAAGAGGCTGAAGTTGAGTCACTGAAGAAAAAAGCGAAGCAGAAAGCTCAGAACGAACTGGACCTGTTGCGCGATGAGCTTGCCGCGCTGCTGGTGTAA
- a CDS encoding DUF2789 domain-containing protein gives MDRSMHTMNALFEQLGMPGDDSYIDQFIRTHTLFSQNVKLSEATFWTPSQASFIRECLETDSDWCEVVDDLNTRLHS, from the coding sequence ATGGACAGATCAATGCATACGATGAATGCCCTGTTTGAGCAGCTGGGAATGCCCGGTGATGATTCATATATCGATCAGTTTATCCGCACCCACACCCTGTTCAGTCAGAATGTTAAGCTCTCGGAAGCAACATTCTGGACACCTAGTCAGGCAAGTTTTATCAGAGAGTGCCTTGAAACCGATTCAGACTGGTGTGAGGTCGTGGATGATCTGAATACACGACTTCACTCCTGA
- the yaaA gene encoding peroxide stress protein YaaA: protein MLLVISPAKNLDYDTPATTDRYTMPQHLDHSENLIQSLREYSVQDIAELMKLSDKLSALNVARYESWSQPFTTENAKQAVLAFNGDVYSGLNAEDFSEAELDFTQQHLRILSGLYGVLKPLDLMQPYRLEMGTKLANSRGKDLYGFWGNIVTDDLNQTLANNDEPVLVNLASNEYFKSVKPKALNGRIITPVFKDWKNGQYKIISFFAKKARGLMCRYAIKNQITDAEQLKNFDLAGYQYDDSQSKGDTWVFTRRES from the coding sequence ATGCTACTGGTTATCTCCCCTGCTAAAAATCTCGATTACGATACTCCGGCCACGACCGACCGTTATACAATGCCGCAGCATCTGGATCATTCCGAAAACCTGATTCAGTCGCTGCGCGAATACTCGGTTCAGGATATTGCTGAACTGATGAAACTAAGCGACAAACTCTCGGCCCTTAACGTTGCCCGTTATGAGAGCTGGTCTCAGCCATTTACCACAGAAAATGCCAAACAGGCGGTTCTGGCATTTAATGGTGATGTCTATAGCGGACTAAATGCTGAAGATTTCAGCGAAGCGGAGCTGGATTTTACCCAGCAGCACCTGCGCATTCTCTCGGGTCTCTATGGCGTTCTCAAACCATTGGATCTGATGCAGCCCTACCGGCTGGAGATGGGAACCAAGCTGGCTAACAGCCGGGGCAAAGATCTGTACGGGTTCTGGGGCAATATCGTGACTGATGATCTGAATCAGACACTGGCAAACAACGATGAACCGGTATTGGTTAACCTCGCCTCCAATGAGTATTTCAAATCGGTTAAGCCTAAAGCGCTGAACGGCCGAATCATCACACCGGTGTTTAAAGACTGGAAAAATGGTCAGTACAAGATCATCAGTTTCTTTGCGAAAAAAGCCCGGGGACTGATGTGCCGCTATGCGATCAAAAACCAGATCACCGATGCTGAACAGCTAAAGAACTTCGATCTGGCCGGTTATCAGTATGATGACAGCCAGTCTAAAGGGGATACCTGGGTGTTTACCCGCAGGGAAAGTTGA
- a CDS encoding Tim44 domain-containing protein: MRTLLVSFFTLIIGFGLIVPDAEAKRLGGGFSFGKSYSTPKKVQPASPTQQKAAPTGSSTTAAAQPRRSGFGGLMGGLLAGGLLGALFFGGAFDGIQFMDILLIGLLIFAAVKIFSAMKGGSQAQYAGHQRPEESMAQPQNREQADTAVYQDVSSAPVAGFNVEPEALQLPQWFNEQAFLEGAKGHFSHLQNAWDNSDWDDIATYTSDEVLDVLKQERAKQPAEQKTEVVSVMAEMANFIDNDDHVIASINFYGWLKEDSDQTTEFSEIWHLRRDMSEADASWMIVGIQQP; encoded by the coding sequence ATGCGTACTCTGTTGGTTTCATTTTTTACACTGATTATCGGTTTTGGTCTGATCGTACCCGATGCGGAGGCTAAGCGTTTAGGCGGCGGTTTCAGTTTCGGTAAATCTTATTCAACCCCAAAGAAAGTTCAGCCTGCGTCACCGACACAGCAGAAAGCAGCGCCAACAGGTAGTTCAACCACGGCTGCAGCTCAGCCTCGTCGCAGCGGCTTTGGTGGTCTGATGGGCGGCCTTCTGGCGGGTGGTTTACTGGGTGCACTGTTCTTTGGCGGTGCTTTCGATGGCATTCAGTTTATGGATATCCTGTTAATCGGTTTGCTGATTTTTGCCGCAGTGAAAATTTTCTCTGCTATGAAAGGCGGTTCGCAGGCGCAATATGCCGGACATCAGCGTCCCGAGGAGTCTATGGCTCAGCCCCAGAATCGTGAGCAGGCCGATACTGCCGTTTATCAGGATGTTTCGTCGGCGCCTGTGGCTGGTTTTAACGTTGAGCCTGAAGCGCTGCAATTACCGCAGTGGTTTAACGAACAGGCTTTTCTGGAAGGGGCGAAAGGCCACTTCAGTCATCTGCAGAACGCCTGGGATAACAGTGACTGGGACGATATTGCAACCTATACCTCCGACGAAGTTCTGGATGTTCTGAAGCAGGAGCGGGCAAAGCAGCCGGCTGAACAGAAAACCGAAGTGGTTTCAGTGATGGCGGAGATGGCTAACTTTATCGATAACGATGATCATGTTATCGCATCGATCAACTTTTACGGCTGGCTGAAAGAGGATAGTGATCAGACGACCGAGTTCAGTGAAATCTGGCACCTGCGCCGGGATATGAGTGAAGCCGATGCCAGCTGGATGATTGTCGGTATTCAGCAGCCCTGA